One window of the Bombus affinis isolate iyBomAffi1 chromosome 10, iyBomAffi1.2, whole genome shotgun sequence genome contains the following:
- the LOC126921067 gene encoding neprilysin-2 isoform X1, producing MNPEQPDFSNARTLHFRTHDDGDNVKEESVRSDRGNIFDNVYKMTTIDRNPTWWKRRSTLERGLTVIAVCGVLLCIALAVALGVLAANTATCDTSSRNDPVNSEGLPSTADALNGYQQNKGVHVIDKGSSCDEDVCYTKECIHTAARLLKNMDSEVEPCDDFYDFACGGFLKSTIIPDDKTSVNTFTEISDELQNQLRASIEEKSSPDEPKPFKLAKNLYKACMNKTVIEQQGLDPLLNILQKLGGWPVLEGDQWNENDFNWKESVYKFREMGYSVDYFIDFSIGVDLKNSTKRTIDLDQAALGLSREYLSKGFDDKIVQAYYSYMVDIAAILGANKTDAKTELKESLEFEMKLANISLPNEKRRNATLLYNPMTIRELSKTYSSIPWKEYFNTLLATSAQVDEDEVVIVSVPNYITSLEKLLATTPKRVQANYVMWRAAASSVSYLTDEIRKRQLQYSTALSGKTEREPRWKECIDTVSSSLAISVGAMYVRKYFKEDAKKNAVDMVADIRQEFTKILKKVDWMDEETRKSALNKAASMSSHIAYPDELLDDKKLEKFYEKLELTTDNYLEGILNLTLFGVEYSFSKLRKPVNKTDWVTHGRPAIVNAFYSSIENSIQFPAGILQGAFFSNDRPRYMNYGAIGFVIGHEITHGFDDQGRQFDKNGNLVDWWAPQTKEKYLEKAECIIHQYGNYTVEDVNLNLNGINTQGENIADNGGIKEAYLAYQEWVQRNHAEPKLPGLPYSPEQLFWISAANTWCSKYRPEAMKLRITTGFHSPGKFRVLGPLSNMEEFSKDFNCPLGSKMNPKKKCAVW from the exons AAATCCAACATGGTGGAAGAGGCGATCGACGTTGGAACGCGGGCTAACCGTGATAGCAGTTTGCGGAGTGCTCTTATGCATCGCCTTGGCTGTTGCACTCGGTGTTCTGGCTGCGAACACCGCAACCTGCGACACGTCATCTAGAAACG ATCCTGTTAACTCAGAGGGATTACCATCCACAGCCGATGCCCTAAATGGATATCAACAGAATAAAGGCGTTCACGTCATTGACAAAGGATCCAGCTGTGACGAGGACGTATGTTACACGAAAGAATGTATCCATACGG CCGCTAGATTGTTGAAGAACATGGATTCCGAGGTAGAACCGTGCGACGACTTTTACGATTTCGCTTGCGGTGGTTTTCTGAAGTCGACCATCATCCCGGATGACAAGACCAGCGTAAACACATTCACTGAAATTAGCGACGAGCTGCAGAACCAGCTAAGAGCCAGTATCGAGGAGAAAAGTTCACCGGATGAACCGAAACCGTTCAAACTCGCCAAGAATTTGTACAAGGCTTGCATGAACAAGA CGGTCATCGAGCAGCAAGGTTTAGACCCGTTGCTCAACATTTTGCAAAAACTCGGTGGCTGGCCTGTATTGGAAGGTGACCAGTGGAacgaaaatgattttaactGGAAGGAGTCGGTGTACAAATTCCGCGAGATGGGTTACTCTGTCGACTACTTTATAGATTTCAGTATCGGCGTTGATCTGAAAAACAGCACGAAACGAACAATCGAC TTGGATCAGGCAGCCCTTGGACTATCGCGTGAATATTTGTCCAAAGGTTTCGATGATAAAATCGTGCAAGCCTACTACAGCTACATGGTTGATATCGCGGCAATTCTTGGAGCAAATAAAACCGATGCAAAAACTGAATTGAAGGAGTCGTTGGAATTTGAGATGAAACTTGCCAAT ATTTCTTTGCCGAATGAAAAACGTCGCAACGCTACTCTGCTCTACAACCCCATGACGATACGAGAGTTATCCAAGACCTATTCCAGTATCCCGTGGAAGGAATACTTCAACACTCTTCTGGCTACTAGTGCTCAAGTAGACGAAGACGAAGTCGTGATCGTTAGCGTTCCCAATTACATCACAagcttggaaaaattattagCCACCACACCGAAAAGGGTACAAGCTAACTATGTGATGTGGAGAGCGGCCGCGTCTTCTGTAAGCTATCTGACGGACGAAATTCGGAAGAGACAACTGCAATATTCCACGGCGTTAAGCGGAAAAACGGAGAGAGAACCCAGATGGAAGGAGTGCATCGATACAGTTTCCAGTAGCTTGGCCATAAGCGTCGGCGCTATGTACGTTAGGAAATACTTCAAAGAGGATGCCAAGAAAAACGCTGTAGACATGGTGGCTGATATTAGGCAAGAATTCACTAAGATACTCAAAAAG GTTGATTGGATGGACGAAGAAACGAGAAAGAGTGCTCTGAACAAAGCAGCCAGCATGTCCAGTCACATCGCTTATCCCGACGAATTGCTGGACGACAAGAAACTGGAGAAATTTTACGAGAAACTGGAATTAACGACAGATAATTACCTAGAAGGTATCTTAAATCTGACTTTATTCGGGGTCGAGTATTCTTTCAGTAAACTGAGAAAACCTGTTAACAAGACCGACTGGGTAACTCACGGAAGACCCGCCATCGTTAATGCTTTTTATTCGTCCATCGAGAATAGTATAC AGTTCCCCGCTGGTATCTTGCAAGGTGCTTTCTTTAGTAACGATCGACCAAGGTACATGAATTATGGCGCTATCGGTTTCGTTATTGGCCACGAAATAACGCATGGCTTCGATGATCAGggcaggcaattcgataaaaacgGAAATTTGGTCGACTGGTGGGCACCGCAAACAAAAGAAAAGTATCTGGAGAAAGCAGAGTGTATTATTCACCAATACGGCAACTACACCGTGGAAGATGTTAATTTGAAC TTAAATGGTATCAACACTCAAGGTGAGAATATCGCCGACAACGGAGGAATAAAAGAAGCCTATTTAGCATATCAAGAATGGGTACAAAGAAATCATGCGGAGCCAAAATTGCCAGGACTCCCTTATAGTCCTGAACAATTGTTCTGGATCAGTGCAGCGAACACTTGGTGTAGTAAGTACAGGCCGGAAGCGATGAAACTTCGCATTACCACTGGTTTCCACAGTCCTGGTAAATTCCGTGTTCTGGGGCCACTTTCCAACATGGAGGAGTTCTCGAAGGATTTCAACTGTCCTCTTGGCTCGAAGATGAATCCCAAAAAGAAATGCGCTGTTTGGTAA
- the LOC126921067 gene encoding neprilysin-2 isoform X2 encodes MNPEQPDFSNARTLHFRTHDDGDNVKEESVRSDRGNIFDNVYKMTTIDRNPTWWKRRSTLERGLTVIAVCGVLLCIALAVALGVLAANTATCDTSSRNADALNGYQQNKGVHVIDKGSSCDEDVCYTKECIHTAARLLKNMDSEVEPCDDFYDFACGGFLKSTIIPDDKTSVNTFTEISDELQNQLRASIEEKSSPDEPKPFKLAKNLYKACMNKTVIEQQGLDPLLNILQKLGGWPVLEGDQWNENDFNWKESVYKFREMGYSVDYFIDFSIGVDLKNSTKRTIDLDQAALGLSREYLSKGFDDKIVQAYYSYMVDIAAILGANKTDAKTELKESLEFEMKLANISLPNEKRRNATLLYNPMTIRELSKTYSSIPWKEYFNTLLATSAQVDEDEVVIVSVPNYITSLEKLLATTPKRVQANYVMWRAAASSVSYLTDEIRKRQLQYSTALSGKTEREPRWKECIDTVSSSLAISVGAMYVRKYFKEDAKKNAVDMVADIRQEFTKILKKVDWMDEETRKSALNKAASMSSHIAYPDELLDDKKLEKFYEKLELTTDNYLEGILNLTLFGVEYSFSKLRKPVNKTDWVTHGRPAIVNAFYSSIENSIQFPAGILQGAFFSNDRPRYMNYGAIGFVIGHEITHGFDDQGRQFDKNGNLVDWWAPQTKEKYLEKAECIIHQYGNYTVEDVNLNLNGINTQGENIADNGGIKEAYLAYQEWVQRNHAEPKLPGLPYSPEQLFWISAANTWCSKYRPEAMKLRITTGFHSPGKFRVLGPLSNMEEFSKDFNCPLGSKMNPKKKCAVW; translated from the exons AAATCCAACATGGTGGAAGAGGCGATCGACGTTGGAACGCGGGCTAACCGTGATAGCAGTTTGCGGAGTGCTCTTATGCATCGCCTTGGCTGTTGCACTCGGTGTTCTGGCTGCGAACACCGCAACCTGCGACACGTCATCTAGAAACG CCGATGCCCTAAATGGATATCAACAGAATAAAGGCGTTCACGTCATTGACAAAGGATCCAGCTGTGACGAGGACGTATGTTACACGAAAGAATGTATCCATACGG CCGCTAGATTGTTGAAGAACATGGATTCCGAGGTAGAACCGTGCGACGACTTTTACGATTTCGCTTGCGGTGGTTTTCTGAAGTCGACCATCATCCCGGATGACAAGACCAGCGTAAACACATTCACTGAAATTAGCGACGAGCTGCAGAACCAGCTAAGAGCCAGTATCGAGGAGAAAAGTTCACCGGATGAACCGAAACCGTTCAAACTCGCCAAGAATTTGTACAAGGCTTGCATGAACAAGA CGGTCATCGAGCAGCAAGGTTTAGACCCGTTGCTCAACATTTTGCAAAAACTCGGTGGCTGGCCTGTATTGGAAGGTGACCAGTGGAacgaaaatgattttaactGGAAGGAGTCGGTGTACAAATTCCGCGAGATGGGTTACTCTGTCGACTACTTTATAGATTTCAGTATCGGCGTTGATCTGAAAAACAGCACGAAACGAACAATCGAC TTGGATCAGGCAGCCCTTGGACTATCGCGTGAATATTTGTCCAAAGGTTTCGATGATAAAATCGTGCAAGCCTACTACAGCTACATGGTTGATATCGCGGCAATTCTTGGAGCAAATAAAACCGATGCAAAAACTGAATTGAAGGAGTCGTTGGAATTTGAGATGAAACTTGCCAAT ATTTCTTTGCCGAATGAAAAACGTCGCAACGCTACTCTGCTCTACAACCCCATGACGATACGAGAGTTATCCAAGACCTATTCCAGTATCCCGTGGAAGGAATACTTCAACACTCTTCTGGCTACTAGTGCTCAAGTAGACGAAGACGAAGTCGTGATCGTTAGCGTTCCCAATTACATCACAagcttggaaaaattattagCCACCACACCGAAAAGGGTACAAGCTAACTATGTGATGTGGAGAGCGGCCGCGTCTTCTGTAAGCTATCTGACGGACGAAATTCGGAAGAGACAACTGCAATATTCCACGGCGTTAAGCGGAAAAACGGAGAGAGAACCCAGATGGAAGGAGTGCATCGATACAGTTTCCAGTAGCTTGGCCATAAGCGTCGGCGCTATGTACGTTAGGAAATACTTCAAAGAGGATGCCAAGAAAAACGCTGTAGACATGGTGGCTGATATTAGGCAAGAATTCACTAAGATACTCAAAAAG GTTGATTGGATGGACGAAGAAACGAGAAAGAGTGCTCTGAACAAAGCAGCCAGCATGTCCAGTCACATCGCTTATCCCGACGAATTGCTGGACGACAAGAAACTGGAGAAATTTTACGAGAAACTGGAATTAACGACAGATAATTACCTAGAAGGTATCTTAAATCTGACTTTATTCGGGGTCGAGTATTCTTTCAGTAAACTGAGAAAACCTGTTAACAAGACCGACTGGGTAACTCACGGAAGACCCGCCATCGTTAATGCTTTTTATTCGTCCATCGAGAATAGTATAC AGTTCCCCGCTGGTATCTTGCAAGGTGCTTTCTTTAGTAACGATCGACCAAGGTACATGAATTATGGCGCTATCGGTTTCGTTATTGGCCACGAAATAACGCATGGCTTCGATGATCAGggcaggcaattcgataaaaacgGAAATTTGGTCGACTGGTGGGCACCGCAAACAAAAGAAAAGTATCTGGAGAAAGCAGAGTGTATTATTCACCAATACGGCAACTACACCGTGGAAGATGTTAATTTGAAC TTAAATGGTATCAACACTCAAGGTGAGAATATCGCCGACAACGGAGGAATAAAAGAAGCCTATTTAGCATATCAAGAATGGGTACAAAGAAATCATGCGGAGCCAAAATTGCCAGGACTCCCTTATAGTCCTGAACAATTGTTCTGGATCAGTGCAGCGAACACTTGGTGTAGTAAGTACAGGCCGGAAGCGATGAAACTTCGCATTACCACTGGTTTCCACAGTCCTGGTAAATTCCGTGTTCTGGGGCCACTTTCCAACATGGAGGAGTTCTCGAAGGATTTCAACTGTCCTCTTGGCTCGAAGATGAATCCCAAAAAGAAATGCGCTGTTTGGTAA
- the LOC126921067 gene encoding neprilysin-2 isoform X3 → MTNSMKQTVIKNPTWWKRRSTLERGLTVIAVCGVLLCIALAVALGVLAANTATCDTSSRNDPVNSEGLPSTADALNGYQQNKGVHVIDKGSSCDEDVCYTKECIHTAARLLKNMDSEVEPCDDFYDFACGGFLKSTIIPDDKTSVNTFTEISDELQNQLRASIEEKSSPDEPKPFKLAKNLYKACMNKTVIEQQGLDPLLNILQKLGGWPVLEGDQWNENDFNWKESVYKFREMGYSVDYFIDFSIGVDLKNSTKRTIDLDQAALGLSREYLSKGFDDKIVQAYYSYMVDIAAILGANKTDAKTELKESLEFEMKLANISLPNEKRRNATLLYNPMTIRELSKTYSSIPWKEYFNTLLATSAQVDEDEVVIVSVPNYITSLEKLLATTPKRVQANYVMWRAAASSVSYLTDEIRKRQLQYSTALSGKTEREPRWKECIDTVSSSLAISVGAMYVRKYFKEDAKKNAVDMVADIRQEFTKILKKVDWMDEETRKSALNKAASMSSHIAYPDELLDDKKLEKFYEKLELTTDNYLEGILNLTLFGVEYSFSKLRKPVNKTDWVTHGRPAIVNAFYSSIENSIQFPAGILQGAFFSNDRPRYMNYGAIGFVIGHEITHGFDDQGRQFDKNGNLVDWWAPQTKEKYLEKAECIIHQYGNYTVEDVNLNLNGINTQGENIADNGGIKEAYLAYQEWVQRNHAEPKLPGLPYSPEQLFWISAANTWCSKYRPEAMKLRITTGFHSPGKFRVLGPLSNMEEFSKDFNCPLGSKMNPKKKCAVW, encoded by the exons AAATCCAACATGGTGGAAGAGGCGATCGACGTTGGAACGCGGGCTAACCGTGATAGCAGTTTGCGGAGTGCTCTTATGCATCGCCTTGGCTGTTGCACTCGGTGTTCTGGCTGCGAACACCGCAACCTGCGACACGTCATCTAGAAACG ATCCTGTTAACTCAGAGGGATTACCATCCACAGCCGATGCCCTAAATGGATATCAACAGAATAAAGGCGTTCACGTCATTGACAAAGGATCCAGCTGTGACGAGGACGTATGTTACACGAAAGAATGTATCCATACGG CCGCTAGATTGTTGAAGAACATGGATTCCGAGGTAGAACCGTGCGACGACTTTTACGATTTCGCTTGCGGTGGTTTTCTGAAGTCGACCATCATCCCGGATGACAAGACCAGCGTAAACACATTCACTGAAATTAGCGACGAGCTGCAGAACCAGCTAAGAGCCAGTATCGAGGAGAAAAGTTCACCGGATGAACCGAAACCGTTCAAACTCGCCAAGAATTTGTACAAGGCTTGCATGAACAAGA CGGTCATCGAGCAGCAAGGTTTAGACCCGTTGCTCAACATTTTGCAAAAACTCGGTGGCTGGCCTGTATTGGAAGGTGACCAGTGGAacgaaaatgattttaactGGAAGGAGTCGGTGTACAAATTCCGCGAGATGGGTTACTCTGTCGACTACTTTATAGATTTCAGTATCGGCGTTGATCTGAAAAACAGCACGAAACGAACAATCGAC TTGGATCAGGCAGCCCTTGGACTATCGCGTGAATATTTGTCCAAAGGTTTCGATGATAAAATCGTGCAAGCCTACTACAGCTACATGGTTGATATCGCGGCAATTCTTGGAGCAAATAAAACCGATGCAAAAACTGAATTGAAGGAGTCGTTGGAATTTGAGATGAAACTTGCCAAT ATTTCTTTGCCGAATGAAAAACGTCGCAACGCTACTCTGCTCTACAACCCCATGACGATACGAGAGTTATCCAAGACCTATTCCAGTATCCCGTGGAAGGAATACTTCAACACTCTTCTGGCTACTAGTGCTCAAGTAGACGAAGACGAAGTCGTGATCGTTAGCGTTCCCAATTACATCACAagcttggaaaaattattagCCACCACACCGAAAAGGGTACAAGCTAACTATGTGATGTGGAGAGCGGCCGCGTCTTCTGTAAGCTATCTGACGGACGAAATTCGGAAGAGACAACTGCAATATTCCACGGCGTTAAGCGGAAAAACGGAGAGAGAACCCAGATGGAAGGAGTGCATCGATACAGTTTCCAGTAGCTTGGCCATAAGCGTCGGCGCTATGTACGTTAGGAAATACTTCAAAGAGGATGCCAAGAAAAACGCTGTAGACATGGTGGCTGATATTAGGCAAGAATTCACTAAGATACTCAAAAAG GTTGATTGGATGGACGAAGAAACGAGAAAGAGTGCTCTGAACAAAGCAGCCAGCATGTCCAGTCACATCGCTTATCCCGACGAATTGCTGGACGACAAGAAACTGGAGAAATTTTACGAGAAACTGGAATTAACGACAGATAATTACCTAGAAGGTATCTTAAATCTGACTTTATTCGGGGTCGAGTATTCTTTCAGTAAACTGAGAAAACCTGTTAACAAGACCGACTGGGTAACTCACGGAAGACCCGCCATCGTTAATGCTTTTTATTCGTCCATCGAGAATAGTATAC AGTTCCCCGCTGGTATCTTGCAAGGTGCTTTCTTTAGTAACGATCGACCAAGGTACATGAATTATGGCGCTATCGGTTTCGTTATTGGCCACGAAATAACGCATGGCTTCGATGATCAGggcaggcaattcgataaaaacgGAAATTTGGTCGACTGGTGGGCACCGCAAACAAAAGAAAAGTATCTGGAGAAAGCAGAGTGTATTATTCACCAATACGGCAACTACACCGTGGAAGATGTTAATTTGAAC TTAAATGGTATCAACACTCAAGGTGAGAATATCGCCGACAACGGAGGAATAAAAGAAGCCTATTTAGCATATCAAGAATGGGTACAAAGAAATCATGCGGAGCCAAAATTGCCAGGACTCCCTTATAGTCCTGAACAATTGTTCTGGATCAGTGCAGCGAACACTTGGTGTAGTAAGTACAGGCCGGAAGCGATGAAACTTCGCATTACCACTGGTTTCCACAGTCCTGGTAAATTCCGTGTTCTGGGGCCACTTTCCAACATGGAGGAGTTCTCGAAGGATTTCAACTGTCCTCTTGGCTCGAAGATGAATCCCAAAAAGAAATGCGCTGTTTGGTAA